The segment TAGGTTTCACATGGGTGTCACGCTAAAATTCCGCCGCAGTGGTCGAACTTTCCAAAACGCTGGACTGGCTCTATTCGCTCGAAGGGCGTGGCGAAATATACAAGCTGGAGCGCATGGATCAGGCGCTCGCGCTGATCGGTGACCCTCATCGCCGGTTGTGCGCGGTCCATATTGCCGGCACCAAGGGCAAAGGCTCAGTGGCCGCAATGATCGACGCGATCGTACGCGCGGCCGGAGTGCGCTGCGGACTTTACACCAAGCCGCACCTGGTTCATCTGACCGAGCGGACGCGGATCGACGGCGCCGAGATGCCGGCGCGCCTGATGCTGGAGTATATCGAGCGGCTGCGCGGGATTTACGAGCGCGCCAATCTTGCGCTCACATTTTTCGAGTTCACGGTCGCGCTGATGTTCCTGTACTTTGCCGAGGCGGGGGTCGATTTGGCGGTGATCGAGACGGGGCTCGGCGGCCGGCTCGATTCGACGAACGTGGTGACGCCGCTGGTCAGCGTGATAACCCCGATCGGCTTTGACCACATGGATCGCCTCGGCCATACGATCGCGGCGATCGCGGCCGAGAAGGGCGGCATCATCAAGCCGGGCGTGCCGGTGGTGATCGGCGCGCGCGACCCCGAAGCGCGCCAGGTGCTGACCGCGATCGCGACTCAGCGCCAGAGCCCCGTCCGGATAGCGGAGCGCGACTTTTCCTTCCGCTCGGGCGCGCCCGCCCACACGCTTGACTATTTCGGACTGGGGCTTAACCTTGAGCGGGTCGAGCTCGCAGTGGCCGGGCCGTTTCAACATGAGAACGCCGCCATCGCGCTGGCGGCGGTCGAGGCGCTTAGGGCTCAGGGTTGGCGGCTGGAGGAGCAGGCGATACGGCGGGGACTTAGAGAATTGAGCTGGCCGGGGCGCTTCGACGTGGTGTCGCGCTGCCCGCTGGTCATCCTCGATTGCGCGCATAACGAACTCAGCATCGGCGCCCTGCTCGAGACAATAGCGGTCGAATTGGGCCCGCAGGTGCGCCCTCGGCTGATCTTCGGCTGCCTGGAGGACAAGCAGTGGGCGAAGATGGCGGCGATGCTGGCGCCGCGTGTGCGAGACGTGACGCTAACCAGGGTGGAGCCCAAGCGTCCTCTCGAGCCTGAGAATCTTTTGCCGCTCTTTGCGGCGCAGGTACCCGCCCGCGTGGTGCGCGAGCCGCTTAGGGCTGTGGATCAGGTTTTAGCCGAGAGTGGACCGGACGAGGTTATCGTGGTAACTGGTTCTGTCTATCTGGTGGGGGAGATTTATCCATACTTTCTCGAGCGGCAGGGCCGGCGGGGGCTATTTCCTGAAGCTACCATGTAAAGCTCTGCTCGTGGTCTGTCTCGGGTGCGCGGCCGCGGCGGCGTTTGCGCCGCTCGACGCACGCGCGCAGGCCAGGCAGGGCGCACAGCAGGCGAGCCAAGGCCAGGGGAAAGGTAACCCCTCGGACGCGGCCCACATCCTGCAGTCTTCCCATCGCGGCCCGGTTGATGTGACCGGCCGCCAGTTCGAGTACGACTACAAGACCGACACTTTCGTGGTTACCGGCGACGCGGTGGTCAACCAGGCGGCCACCACCCTGACCGCCGACAAGATCAACCTG is part of the Candidatus Binataceae bacterium genome and harbors:
- a CDS encoding LptA/OstA family protein is translated as MVCLGCAAAAAFAPLDARAQARQGAQQASQGQGKGNPSDAAHILQSSHRGPVDVTGRQFEYDYKTDTFVVTGDAVVNQAATTLTADKINLMRKTHQASAYGRVHLIDPEGEMFGDEGHVNWEDETVELTNGKL
- a CDS encoding folylpolyglutamate synthase/dihydrofolate synthase family protein encodes the protein MVELSKTLDWLYSLEGRGEIYKLERMDQALALIGDPHRRLCAVHIAGTKGKGSVAAMIDAIVRAAGVRCGLYTKPHLVHLTERTRIDGAEMPARLMLEYIERLRGIYERANLALTFFEFTVALMFLYFAEAGVDLAVIETGLGGRLDSTNVVTPLVSVITPIGFDHMDRLGHTIAAIAAEKGGIIKPGVPVVIGARDPEARQVLTAIATQRQSPVRIAERDFSFRSGAPAHTLDYFGLGLNLERVELAVAGPFQHENAAIALAAVEALRAQGWRLEEQAIRRGLRELSWPGRFDVVSRCPLVILDCAHNELSIGALLETIAVELGPQVRPRLIFGCLEDKQWAKMAAMLAPRVRDVTLTRVEPKRPLEPENLLPLFAAQVPARVVREPLRAVDQVLAESGPDEVIVVTGSVYLVGEIYPYFLERQGRRGLFPEATM